Genomic window (Pseudopipra pipra isolate bDixPip1 chromosome 7, bDixPip1.hap1, whole genome shotgun sequence):
tcctcagtCATTGCTAGAACTCTGATTTTTTGTGTGTCTTACCTTATTACAAATGTTTAACCCTCTATAGTGCCCTTCTTAGGAAAACCTTCCATCACTTCCACTGGGACGTTTGCCTTCAAAGTGAAAGTTAGAGTTGAGTGCATTGGGTGAAGTTCTGATCTGCCCTCTGAACAAAATATTTGCTGCAATAGTCTTTCAGTACATAAGAACTAGGCTTCAGGATTTCCCTTTTAATGGTATTTCTCCTCAGCCAGTGCAACGAGGTTCAAAGACATCTCGTGTGGAGTAGTGATGTACCCACTCCCTCCCTGGCTAAGAAATGCTGCATCTGGGAGGCTGGTGTTCTGGCTGGCCCAGCTGGAGAACATTGAATTCCTTTGGCAGTCAGAATATGTTTAGATACCATTGGTATTGTTCATTTGCACTACAGTAGGATACACAGAGAAAACCAGTATCTAGCTATTTAATTGCTGAGAAACAAAGATGACCAGCCCAATGACCATGTCTTTATACTTTATAGGATTTTTAAGTCAGTCACCAAATGTAAAAACATAAAGGAGCAAAATTACTGTAGACTTCTAGTTTGGCTACCTGTGGAGTTCAGAATGACAGTTGCCTTTTAGACCCAATATTAAcatatgcaaatatttaaagaatgaCCAAAACTTGGATACTAAgtgttcttaaaaaaatcagattcatCAGGGCCATGACTCCATGGACTCCAATGGCTCCATGGACTTCAGATCAGATCTGAGGAAATTCAGAATCGGCCCAATGCTAGTTGTAACaagctttagaaaaaaactcataaaatttatttttacagattaCTGCAGAAAGATCTGCTACATTCTGCAGTCTCTCCATATTTTCAATGATAGGAAGATTTCAGTGTGATAGGAATCACCATTTTCCataggatattaaaaaaagatcaGTCTATTAATGATTAACAGAGcgtgtattaaaaaaaatttactggGTATTACTTTCTGAAAATATAGTGACAGAGTATAAGAGTAGTATTTTTAGTTTCAAATTAGCTTAATTAGGGTTAATCAAGTATTCTTTAACTTCAGTTACAGCTGTAGTTGACTGGCCATTTCAAAGACCAGACCTTCAACATCTGGGTCTATTAATAGATCTGTTGCTGATTTACACATGGTGGTCTCATGACAGAAGCAAGATTTTTGTCATTTGCCAAAGTGAATGTTAAAAGGTGGTACAATTAAAAAACCAGCCTCTTCTGGCACTTGCAAAACTTTTTGCTTGCATTATTTCTTTAGTTTAGGCTGCATGTAgaagaaaaatgccaaaaaGATGCAGAAATGTATAAATAAGTATGTTTTAAATATCAGCAGCACACAAATATACTATTGATTCAATTAAAGTTGCAGACTTTACTAATGCAAAACTAACATAAAGGTACAGAGCTCAGCAAAGCTACCAATGATGTGAGGATTATTTGTGGCTTTGCTGTTCTATACAAATCATGAAGATGAAGAATTTCCATGAAATCATCTCATTTCAGTGGTCACATTTATATGTGTAAAACTCACATTTTCACTATAAAACCTCATATATTGAAAGAAAACTAGGATTTAACACTCTAAAGCAGATTTCTAGGTGGATGGCCTTGCTGCATGTCTGcatctttcttcctctccattCCATCATTCGTACCAAGGTGTTGTAAGCCACATGACTTGCCTGCCTGTAAGTGCTTTAAATAATATTGttataaaacccaaacaaactaCTTCAGATTTCCTTGCAGCCACGAAGATGGAATTCCGTGTCCAGGAGGGCGCACGCCCTTTTGCAGCAGGACCATTGGACACAAAGCAACATGAATCTGGGAAAGACAGTAAGACTGTTGAGCAACCTAAATACGATGCCTTAGTTCCACAGCCAGCAAAAACAGAGGCTGTAGATAAAAAGGAACCAGAGAGCAAAGACAAAATGCCTTCACCTCCATCAGAAAAGGTCTTGGATACTGATTCACAGAAGAAAGGGGAAGCCAGTTTTGCAGAACCTGCTGCCAAACCTCCTGCTCCTCAAGAACAGAAGGACTTGTCATCTCAACTGCCTAAAGGGAGCAGGGCAGAAGAAAGGACTGCAGGTGTGCCCTCATCAACCAACCAAGTTATGTCTATCAAATTTCCAGACGACCTTAAAGATGTCCAAGGTGTTGCCATCAGCTGTGGTGAAAGTTCTCTATTGCTACCAGAACACAAGGCAGAAGCAGCTAAAAGTGAACTTCCTTCAGGCCCATCTCCTGCTGTCCCCCAGGAGCTTTCGCTCAAAGACgccttcaaaacaaaacaggagcCCAGTAACCAACTGTTTGCCAAAGACCTCAGTAAAGACGAACAGATCCACGGAGACAGGATGTTAGCTCTGCAAGAAGTCTCAGCACTAACTGTAGATGGCCTGAAAACACCAAGCaccccaaaaatccctccaTGGGGGGAGGAAAAGGACATGACCAAGGATGAGAGTGATGAGGAAGAAAGGTATGACTTCTATGATAAAGGGGAGGCTCGAATATTAGATGATGGTAAATTAACCACAAAACCTGAAGTTAAAACAATTGCCCTAGACAAAGCAGACTTTCAGAAGGATGGTGAAACTAAAAAGTCACCTGATActctcaaaacagaaaaagaaaaggaccaAAGTGTGCTCCCAGCAACAATAGACATGAAAAAGGAGGCAGAGCCAAGCACACAGCTACTCCCAGCCAAGTTAAGCCATGAATGGACTCTTGAGAAAACAGTAGAGCACCCTGATACCACTCAGTTATCCGGAGTAATAGAGAAAGCCCCTGAGGCACCAGGTTTAACCACTGAAAAGACTTCTAGTATTGAagaaaaagatgttaaaaaagaTGCCAAGGAGGATAAGACAAGTGTTTCAGCTCCTCATCAaatgaaagaggaggaagatcGTTCAGGAATGTCGAAGTATTTTGAAACCTCTGCTCTGAAAGAGGAAGCCTTCAAAGCAGATGGTCTGAAACAAGGCAGTGATTACTATGAGCTAAGTGACACTAAAGAGAGTATATATGAGCCTTATCAGAGAGGTCGTCTAATACCAGaagatgaagaggaggaggaggaggaggaggaagaattaCAGACAGAATTAAATCAGCAGCAGGCTGTGCATGCTCACGAAATGGGGTACAGTACCCTGGCTCAGAGCTATACACCAGACACATCCGAAGAACCCAGCTCCCCAACAGAAAGAATGTTCACTATTGACCCCAAAGTCTATGGGGATAAGAGAGAActtcacagtaaaaataaagatgatcTGACTCTGAGCAGGAGTTTGGGACTTGGGGGGAGATCTGCAATTGAACAGAGAAGTATGTCTATTAACTTGCCCATGTCTTGCCTGGATTCAATAGCTCTAGGATTTAGCTTTGGTCGTGCACATGATCTTTCTCCCCTGGCTTCAGATATTCTAACTAACACTAGTGGAAGTATGGATGAAGGTGATGACTACTTGCCAGCAACCACACCAGCACTGGAGAAGGCCCCCTGCTTCCCCATTGATAGTAGAGAGGAAGATGAGCACgttgcagaagaaaaagcaacaccAGAAGAAAAAGTCCAGCCTGAAACCTCAGTTGAATCATCTTTCCAGGCCAAAGATTATTACAAAAATGGGGCTGTCCTGGCTCCTGACCTGCCTGAAATGTTAGACTTGGCAGGGACAAGATCTAGATTAGCCTCTGTGAGTGCAGATGCTGAGGTGGCGCAGAAGAAGCCAGTTCCTTCTGACGCTGTTGTGGaagacagcagcacagctctgccacctgTGACAGATGAAAACCACGTAATTCTTAAAGCTGAAAGTCAGCTGGAAGACTTGGGCTACTGTGTGTTCAATAAGTACACAGTCCCACTCCCTTCTCCAGTTCAGGACAGTGAGAATTTAACGAGTGAAACCTGTCCCTTCTACGAAGGCACAGAGGAAAAACTGAGACGCGGCTTGGCTCCCGACTTGTCTTTAGTGGAAGTGAAGCTGGCAGCCgctgaaaaatcaaaagaagaATTCCTTAGGGAAAAGGACTTAGGTCAGCATGGTGAGTCAATTCTGGTGAGGGACTtggagcaggagaaaaaagagaagctaGATACTGTGCTAGAAAGAAGTGAATATCAAGTTGACTCTAAAGAGGTCTGTCCCATTAAAGGAGCAGAGCCAGAGAAGACAAGAGCTGAGGCAAtgtcagaaaggaaagaagaaagtgtGACTGGTAAAGTTCATTTACCTGGTGATACCATGTTTGACAGAATACCTGCTTCACAGATAGCAGTAGAAAAGGATTCTGTTTCTTTGTTGATAGAGAAAGAGAAGACTCTTAGTGTTGTTCCTGAAATAGCTGAGACAGAAGCTTTGGTAAAACCAGATTACAATGCTATAAAGCACGATATGGAAGTAGCTGCAAGGAGAGCTGACCAAGAAAATCAGAGTCAGTTAGATGCTAAGATTGGTGAGGTTGTTTCCTCTGTTAAAAGAGCAGAGGCTGAACCCAAAGACGCTCAGCAGAAAGATGAGACCATGTTCTCCAGAGAAGCAAAGGATGCAGATGTGCTTTCCAAGACTGAGCCTAGTTACATGAAGGAAGGCACCAAACTgtcagaaacagaaattaaggaaaaagTTCCTAAGCCTGATCTGGTACATCAAGAGGCAGTTGATAAAGAGGAGTCTTATGAATCTAGTGGAGAGCATGACCAAGCCCAGGAAGGTTTGAATGGAGAATCTGTGAAACCAGAGGATGTCAAAGCAGAACCTCCAAAACCTCCCATGTCTGGGGAAGAGTTACCTGCAGAGTTACCAGCAAAGGAGACTTCTATGGAGCAGCTCCTTTC
Coding sequences:
- the MAP2 gene encoding microtubule-associated protein 2 isoform X1 encodes the protein MAEDRKDEAKAPHWTSGQLTEASSHPHSPEIKDQGGSGAGLVRSANGFPYREDEEPRLGGHEQLGTYAQTKENGINGELSTGDRDTAEEVSARIVQVVTAEAVAVLKGEQEKEAQHKDQPGPLPLAVEESANLPPSPPPSPASEQTGALEEEEEPIKSPMSVEAKPAALPGKQMGKERGPTEPSDQAKGLCEGQLDSGSEAKVCGEDKVPTVASSRDSVTAVVGTPLKDIPPSSAEEDFLAATKMEFRVQEGARPFAAGPLDTKQHESGKDSKTVEQPKYDALVPQPAKTEAVDKKEPESKDKMPSPPSEKVLDTDSQKKGEASFAEPAAKPPAPQEQKDLSSQLPKGSRAEERTAGVPSSTNQVMSIKFPDDLKDVQGVAISCGESSLLLPEHKAEAAKSELPSGPSPAVPQELSLKDAFKTKQEPSNQLFAKDLSKDEQIHGDRMLALQEVSALTVDGLKTPSTPKIPPWGEEKDMTKDESDEEERYDFYDKGEARILDDGKLTTKPEVKTIALDKADFQKDGETKKSPDTLKTEKEKDQSVLPATIDMKKEAEPSTQLLPAKLSHEWTLEKTVEHPDTTQLSGVIEKAPEAPGLTTEKTSSIEEKDVKKDAKEDKTSVSAPHQMKEEEDRSGMSKYFETSALKEEAFKADGLKQGSDYYELSDTKESIYEPYQRGRLIPEDEEEEEEEEEELQTELNQQQAVHAHEMGYSTLAQSYTPDTSEEPSSPTERMFTIDPKVYGDKRELHSKNKDDLTLSRSLGLGGRSAIEQRSMSINLPMSCLDSIALGFSFGRAHDLSPLASDILTNTSGSMDEGDDYLPATTPALEKAPCFPIDSREEDEHVAEEKATPEEKVQPETSVESSFQAKDYYKNGAVLAPDLPEMLDLAGTRSRLASVSADAEVAQKKPVPSDAVVEDSSTALPPVTDENHVILKAESQLEDLGYCVFNKYTVPLPSPVQDSENLTSETCPFYEGTEEKLRRGLAPDLSLVEVKLAAAEKSKEEFLREKDLGQHGESILVRDLEQEKKEKLDTVLERSEYQVDSKEVCPIKGAEPEKTRAEAMSERKEESVTGKVHLPGDTMFDRIPASQIAVEKDSVSLLIEKEKTLSVVPEIAETEALVKPDYNAIKHDMEVAARRADQENQSQLDAKIGEVVSSVKRAEAEPKDAQQKDETMFSREAKDADVLSKTEPSYMKEGTKLSETEIKEKVPKPDLVHQEAVDKEESYESSGEHDQAQEGLNGESVKPEDVKAEPPKPPMSGEELPAELPAKETSMEQLLSKAEHLREEPAEIQMESIPQPAEGAEKIPDTAVKPMLPCEVAAGATKGEEHEEEEVEVEQEEKEEDKQHLVSEMPPGFGEPAAEEMLAKGSPEAVPELKGIIESVVTVEDDFITVVQTTVDEGESASHSVRFAATQQEDIETGDSQAEEELEVEEVEIEPKEGSPEAPASPQREEILLTDYKTEICDDYKDETTIDDSVMDTDSLWADTQDDDRSIMTEQLETVPKEEKAERELRRSSLDKHKKEKPFKTGRGRISTPERKIAKKEPSTLSRDEVRRKKAVYKKAELAKKTEVQAHSPSRKIILKPAIKYTRPTHLSCVKRKQTAAGGETNQAPGVFKQAKEKLSTASLSKIPASKSRAKSLLPPRPSSACSLTTKRATILDTDSYYVQPSSAGPRDPKTDAKDGVSKSPEKRSSLPRPSSILPPRRGASGDRDREENSLSLTASLSSSVRRTTRSEPIRSRTGKSGTSTPTTPGSTAITPGTPPSYASRTPGTPGTPSYSRTPHTPGTPKSAILVPTEKKVAIIRTPPKSPATPKQLRVINQPLPDLKNVRSKIGSTDNIKYQPKGGQVRILNKKIDFSDIQSRCGSRDNIKHSAGGGNVQIVTKKIDLSHVTSKCGSLKNIHHKPGGGRVKIESVKLDFKEKAQAKVGSLENAHHVPGGGNVKIDSQKLNFREHAKARVDHGAEIITQSPGRSSVASPRRLSNVSSSGSINLLESPQLATLAEDVTAALAKQGL
- the MAP2 gene encoding microtubule-associated protein 2 isoform X9 → MAEDRKDEAKAPHWTSGQLTEASSHPHSPEIKDQGGSGAGLVRSANGFPYREDEEPRLGGHEQLGTYAQTKENGINGELSTGDRDTAEEVSARIVQVVTAEAVAVLKVEESANLPPSPPPSPASEQTGALEEEEEPIKSPMSVEAKPAALPGKQMGKERGPTEPSDQAKGLCEGQLDSGSEAKVCGEDKVPTVASSRDSVTAVVGTPLKDIPPSSAEEDFLAATKMEFRVQEGARPFAAGPLDTKQHESGKDSKTVEQPKYDALVPQPAKTEAVDKKEPESKDKMPSPPSEKVLDTDSQKKGEASFAEPAAKPPAPQEQKDLSSQLPKGSRAEERTAGVPSSTNQVMSIKFPDDLKDVQGVAISCGESSLLLPEHKAEAAKSELPSGPSPAVPQELSLKDAFKTKQEPSNQLFAKDLSKDEQIHGDRMLALQEVSALTVDGLKTPSTPKIPPWGEEKDMTKDESDEEERYDFYDKGEARILDDGKLTTKPEVKTIALDKADFQKDGETKKSPDTLKTEKEKDQSVLPATIDMKKEAEPSTQLLPAKLSHEWTLEKTVEHPDTTQLSGVIEKAPEAPGLTTEKTSSIEEKDVKKDAKEDKTSVSAPHQMKEEEDRSGMSKYFETSALKEEAFKADGLKQGSDYYELSDTKESIYEPYQRGRLIPEDEEEEEEEEEELQTELNQQQAVHAHEMGYSTLAQSYTPDTSEEPSSPTERMFTIDPKVYGDKRELHSKNKDDLTLSRSLGLGGRSAIEQRSMSINLPMSCLDSIALGFSFGRAHDLSPLASDILTNTSGSMDEGDDYLPATTPALEKAPCFPIDSREEDEHVAEEKATPEEKVQPETSVESSFQAKDYYKNGAVLAPDLPEMLDLAGTRSRLASVSADAEVAQKKPVPSDAVVEDSSTALPPVTDENHVILKAESQLEDLGYCVFNKYTVPLPSPVQDSENLTSETCPFYEGTEEKLRRGLAPDLSLVEVKLAAAEKSKEEFLREKDLGQHGESILVRDLEQEKKEKLDTVLERSEYQVDSKEVCPIKGAEPEKTRAEAMSERKEESVTGKVHLPGDTMFDRIPASQIAVEKDSVSLLIEKEKTLSVVPEIAETEALVKPDYNAIKHDMEVAARRADQENQSQLDAKIGEVVSSVKRAEAEPKDAQQKDETMFSREAKDADVLSKTEPSYMKEGTKLSETEIKEKVPKPDLVHQEAVDKEESYESSGEHDQAQEGLNGESVKPEDVKAEPPKPPMSGEELPAELPAKETSMEQLLSKAEHLREEPAEIQMESIPQPAEGAEKIPDTAVKPMLPCEVAAGATKGEEHEEEEVEVEQEEKEEDKQHLVSEMPPGFGEPAAEEMLAKGSPEAVPELKGIIESVVTVEDDFITVVQTTVDEGESASHSVRFAATQQEDIETGDSQAEEELEVEEVEIEPKEGSPEAPASPQREEILLTDYKTEICDDYKDETTIDDSVMDTDSLWADTQDDDRSIMTEQLETVPKEEKAERELRRSSLDKHKKEKPFKTGRGRISTPERKIAKKEPSTLSRDEVRRKKAVYKKAELAKKTEVQAHSPSRKIILKPAIKYTRPTHLSCVKRKQTAAGGETNQAPGVFKQAKEKLSTASLSKIPASKSRAKSLLPPRPSSACSLTTKRATILDTDSYYVQPSSAGPRDPKTDAKDGVSKSPEKRSSLPRPSSILPPRRGASGDRDREENSLSLTASLSSSVRRTTRSEPIRSRTGKSGTSTPTTPGSTAITPGTPPSYASRTPGTPGTPSYSRTPHTPGTPKSAILVPTEKKVAIIRTPPKSPATPKQLRVINQPLPDLKNVRSKIGSTDNIKYQPKGGQVRILNKKIDFSDIQSRCGSRDNIKHSAGGGNVQIVTKKIDLSHVTSKCGSLKNIHHKPGGGRVKIESVKLDFKEKAQAKVGSLENAHHVPGGGNVKIDSQKLNFREHAKARVDHGAEIITQSPGRSSVASPRRLSNVSSSGSINLLESPQLATLAEDVTAALAKQGL
- the MAP2 gene encoding microtubule-associated protein 2 isoform X14, with the translated sequence MAEDRKDEAKAPHWTSGQLTEASSHPHSPEIKDQGGSGAGLVRSANGFPYREDEEPRLGGHEQLGTYAQTKENGINGELSTGDRDTAEEVSARIVQVVTAEAVAVLKGEQEKEAQHKDQPGPLPLAVEESANLPPSPPPSPASEQTGALEEEEEPIKSPMSVEAKPAALPGKQMGKERGPTEPSDQAKGLCEGQLDSGSEAKVCGEDKVPTVASSRDSVTAVVGTPLKDIPPSSAEEDFLAATKMEFRVQEGARPFAAGPLDTKQHESGKDSKTVEQPKYDALVPQPAKTEAVDKKEPESKDKMPSPPSEKVLDTDSQKKGEASFAEPAAKPPAPQEQKDLSSQLPKGSRAEERTAGVPSSTNQVMSIKFPDDLKDVQGVAISCGESSLLLPEHKAEAAKSELPSGPSPAVPQELSLKDAFKTKQEPSNQLFAKDLSKDEQIHGDRMLALQEVSALTVDGLKTPSTPKIPPWGEEKDMTKDESDEEERYDFYDKGEARILDDGKLTTKPEVKTIALDKADFQKDGETKKSPDTLKTEKEKDQSVLPATIDMKKEAEPSTQLLPAKLSHEWTLEKTVEHPDTTQLSGVIEKAPEAPGLTTEKTSSIEEKDVKKDAKEDKTSVSAPHQMKEEEDRSGMSKYFETSALKEEAFKADGLKQGSDYYELSDTKESIYEPYQRGRLIPEDEEEEEEEEEELQTELNQQQAVHAHEMGYSTLAQSYTPDTSEEPSSPTERMFTIDPKVYGDKRELHSKNKDDLTLSRSLGLGGRSAIEQRSMSINLPMSCLDSIALGFSFGRAHDLSPLASDILTNTSGSMDEGDDYLPATTPALEKAPCFPIDSREEDEHVAEEKATPEEKVQPETSVESSFQAKDYYKNGAVLAPDLPEMLDLAGTRSRLASVSADAEVAQKKPVPSDAVVEDSSTALPPVTDENHVILKAESQLEDLGYCVFNKYTVPLPSPVQDSENLTSETCPFYEGTEEKLRRGLAPDLSLVEVKLAAAEKSKEEFLREKDLGQHGESILVRDLEQEKKEKLDTVLERSEYQVDSKEVCPIKGAEPEKTRAEAMSERKEESVTGKVHLPGDTMFDRIPASQIAVEKDSVSLLIEKEKTLSVVPEIAETEALVKPDYNAIKHDMEVAARRADQENQSQLDAKIGEVVSSVKRAEAEPKDAQQKDETMFSREAKDADVLSKTEPSYMKEGTKLSETEIKEKVPKPDLVHQEAVDKEESYESSGEHDQAQEGLNGESVKPEDVKAEPPKPPMSGEELPAELPAKETSMEQLLSKAEHLREEPAEIQMESIPQPAEGAEKIPDTAVKPMLPCEVAAGATKGEEHEEEEVEVEQEEKEEDKQHLVSEMPPGFGEPAAEEMLAKGSPEAVPELKGIIESVVTVEDDFITVVQTTVDEGESASHSVRFAATQQEDIETGDSQAEEELEVEEVEIEPKEGSPEAPASPQREEILLTDYKTEICDDYKDETTIDDSVMDTDSLWADTQDDDRSIMTEQLETVPKEEKAERELRRSSLDKHKKEKPFKTGRGRISTPERKIAKKEPSTLSRDEVRRKKAVYKKAELAKKTEVQAHSPSRKIILKPAIKYTRPTHLSCVKRKQTAAGGETNQAPGVFKQAKEKLSDGVSKSPEKRSSLPRPSSILPPRRGASGDRDREENSLSLTASLSSSVRRTTRSEPIRSRTGKSGTSTPTTPGSTAITPGTPPSYASRTPGTPGTPSYSRTPHTPGTPKSAILVPTEKKVAIIRTPPKSPATPKQLRVINQPLPDLKNVRSKIGSTDNIKYQPKGGQVRILNKKIDFSDIQSRCGSRDNIKHSAGGGNVQIVTKKIDLSHVTSKCGSLKNIHHKPGGGRVKIESVKLDFKEKAQAKVGSLENAHHVPGGGNVKIDSQKLNFREHAKARVDHGAEIITQSPGRSSVASPRRLSNVSSSGSINLLESPQLATLAEDVTAALAKQGL
- the MAP2 gene encoding microtubule-associated protein 2 isoform X16 is translated as MAEDRKDEAKAPHWTSGQLTEASSHPHSPEIKDQGGSGAGLVRSANGFPYREDEEPRLGGHEQLGTYAQTKENGINGELSTGDRDTAEEVSARIVQVVTAEAVAVLKGEQEKEAQHKDQPGPLPLAVEESANLPPSPPPSPASEQTGALEEDFLAATKMEFRVQEGARPFAAGPLDTKQHESGKDSKTVEQPKYDALVPQPAKTEAVDKKEPESKDKMPSPPSEKVLDTDSQKKGEASFAEPAAKPPAPQEQKDLSSQLPKGSRAEERTAGVPSSTNQVMSIKFPDDLKDVQGVAISCGESSLLLPEHKAEAAKSELPSGPSPAVPQELSLKDAFKTKQEPSNQLFAKDLSKDEQIHGDRMLALQEVSALTVDGLKTPSTPKIPPWGEEKDMTKDESDEEERYDFYDKGEARILDDGKLTTKPEVKTIALDKADFQKDGETKKSPDTLKTEKEKDQSVLPATIDMKKEAEPSTQLLPAKLSHEWTLEKTVEHPDTTQLSGVIEKAPEAPGLTTEKTSSIEEKDVKKDAKEDKTSVSAPHQMKEEEDRSGMSKYFETSALKEEAFKADGLKQGSDYYELSDTKESIYEPYQRGRLIPEDEEEEEEEEEELQTELNQQQAVHAHEMGYSTLAQSYTPDTSEEPSSPTERMFTIDPKVYGDKRELHSKNKDDLTLSRSLGLGGRSAIEQRSMSINLPMSCLDSIALGFSFGRAHDLSPLASDILTNTSGSMDEGDDYLPATTPALEKAPCFPIDSREEDEHVAEEKATPEEKVQPETSVESSFQAKDYYKNGAVLAPDLPEMLDLAGTRSRLASVSADAEVAQKKPVPSDAVVEDSSTALPPVTDENHVILKAESQLEDLGYCVFNKYTVPLPSPVQDSENLTSETCPFYEGTEEKLRRGLAPDLSLVEVKLAAAEKSKEEFLREKDLGQHGESILVRDLEQEKKEKLDTVLERSEYQVDSKEVCPIKGAEPEKTRAEAMSERKEESVTGKVHLPGDTMFDRIPASQIAVEKDSVSLLIEKEKTLSVVPEIAETEALVKPDYNAIKHDMEVAARRADQENQSQLDAKIGEVVSSVKRAEAEPKDAQQKDETMFSREAKDADVLSKTEPSYMKEGTKLSETEIKEKVPKPDLVHQEAVDKEESYESSGEHDQAQEGLNGESVKPEDVKAEPPKPPMSGEELPAELPAKETSMEQLLSKAEHLREEPAEIQMESIPQPAEGAEKIPDTAVKPMLPCEVAAGATKGEEHEEEEVEVEQEEKEEDKQHLVSEMPPGFGEPAAEEMLAKGSPEAVPELKGIIESVVTVEDDFITVVQTTVDEGESASHSVRFAATQQEDIETGDSQAEEELEVEEVEIEPKEGSPEAPASPQREEILLTDYKTEICDDYKDETTIDDSVMDTDSLWADTQDDDRSIMTEQLETVPKEEKAERELRRSSLDKHKKEKPFKTGRGRISTPERKIAKKEPSTLSRDEVRRKKAVYKKAELAKKTEVQAHSPSRKIILKPAIKYTRPTHLSCVKRKQTAAGGETNQAPGVFKQAKEKLSTASLSKIPASKSRAKSLLPPRPSSACSLTTKRATILDTDSYYVQPSSAGPRDPKTDAKDGVSKSPEKRSSLPRPSSILPPRRGASGDRDREENSLSLTASLSSSVRRTTRSEPIRSRTGKSGTSTPTTPGSTAITPGTPPSYASRTPGTPGTPSYSRTPHTPGTPKSAILVPTEKKVAIIRTPPKSPATPKQLRVINQPLPDLKNVRSKIGSTDNIKYQPKGGQVRILNKKIDFSDIQSRCGSRDNIKHSAGGGNVQIVTKKIDLSHVTSKCGSLKNIHHKPGGGRVKIESVKLDFKEKAQAKVGSLENAHHVPGGGNVKIDSQKLNFREHAKARVDHGAEIITQSPGRSSVASPRRLSNVSSSGSINLLESPQLATLAEDVTAALAKQGL
- the MAP2 gene encoding microtubule-associated protein 2 isoform X4 is translated as MAEDRKDEAKAPHWTSGQLTEASSHPHSPEIKDQGGSGAGLVRSANGFPYREDEEPRLGGHEQLGTYAQTKENGINGELSTGDRDTAEVSARIVQVVTAEAVAVLKGEQEKEAQHKDQPGPLPLAVEESANLPPSPPPSPASEQTGALEEEEEPIKSPMSVEAKPAALPGKQMGKERGPTEPSDQAKGLCEGQLDSGSEAKVCGEDKVPTVASSRDSVTAVVGTPLKDIPPSSAEEDFLAATKMEFRVQEGARPFAAGPLDTKQHESGKDSKTVEQPKYDALVPQPAKTEAVDKKEPESKDKMPSPPSEKVLDTDSQKKGEASFAEPAAKPPAPQEQKDLSSQLPKGSRAEERTAGVPSSTNQVMSIKFPDDLKDVQGVAISCGESSLLLPEHKAEAAKSELPSGPSPAVPQELSLKDAFKTKQEPSNQLFAKDLSKDEQIHGDRMLALQEVSALTVDGLKTPSTPKIPPWGEEKDMTKDESDEEERYDFYDKGEARILDDGKLTTKPEVKTIALDKADFQKDGETKKSPDTLKTEKEKDQSVLPATIDMKKEAEPSTQLLPAKLSHEWTLEKTVEHPDTTQLSGVIEKAPEAPGLTTEKTSSIEEKDVKKDAKEDKTSVSAPHQMKEEEDRSGMSKYFETSALKEEAFKADGLKQGSDYYELSDTKESIYEPYQRGRLIPEDEEEEEEEEEELQTELNQQQAVHAHEMGYSTLAQSYTPDTSEEPSSPTERMFTIDPKVYGDKRELHSKNKDDLTLSRSLGLGGRSAIEQRSMSINLPMSCLDSIALGFSFGRAHDLSPLASDILTNTSGSMDEGDDYLPATTPALEKAPCFPIDSREEDEHVAEEKATPEEKVQPETSVESSFQAKDYYKNGAVLAPDLPEMLDLAGTRSRLASVSADAEVAQKKPVPSDAVVEDSSTALPPVTDENHVILKAESQLEDLGYCVFNKYTVPLPSPVQDSENLTSETCPFYEGTEEKLRRGLAPDLSLVEVKLAAAEKSKEEFLREKDLGQHGESILVRDLEQEKKEKLDTVLERSEYQVDSKEVCPIKGAEPEKTRAEAMSERKEESVTGKVHLPGDTMFDRIPASQIAVEKDSVSLLIEKEKTLSVVPEIAETEALVKPDYNAIKHDMEVAARRADQENQSQLDAKIGEVVSSVKRAEAEPKDAQQKDETMFSREAKDADVLSKTEPSYMKEGTKLSETEIKEKVPKPDLVHQEAVDKEESYESSGEHDQAQEGLNGESVKPEDVKAEPPKPPMSGEELPAELPAKETSMEQLLSKAEHLREEPAEIQMESIPQPAEGAEKIPDTAVKPMLPCEVAAGATKGEEHEEEEVEVEQEEKEEDKQHLVSEMPPGFGEPAAEEMLAKGSPEAVPELKGIIESVVTVEDDFITVVQTTVDEGESASHSVRFAATQQEDIETGDSQAEEELEVEEVEIEPKEGSPEAPASPQREEILLTDYKTEICDDYKDETTIDDSVMDTDSLWADTQDDDRSIMTEQLETVPKEEKAERELRRSSLDKHKKEKPFKTGRGRISTPERKIAKKEPSTLSRDEVRRKKAVYKKAELAKKTEVQAHSPSRKIILKPAIKYTRPTHLSCVKRKQTAAGGETNQAPGVFKQAKEKLSTASLSKIPASKSRAKSLLPPRPSSACSLTTKRATILDTDSYYVQPSSAGPRDPKTDAKDGVSKSPEKRSSLPRPSSILPPRRGASGDRDREENSLSLTASLSSSVRRTTRSEPIRSRTGKSGTSTPTTPGSTAITPGTPPSYASRTPGTPGTPSYSRTPHTPGTPKSAILVPTEKKVAIIRTPPKSPATPKQLRVINQPLPDLKNVRSKIGSTDNIKYQPKGGQVRILNKKIDFSDIQSRCGSRDNIKHSAGGGNVQIVTKKIDLSHVTSKCGSLKNIHHKPGGGRVKIESVKLDFKEKAQAKVGSLENAHHVPGGGNVKIDSQKLNFREHAKARVDHGAEIITQSPGRSSVASPRRLSNVSSSGSINLLESPQLATLAEDVTAALAKQGL